A genomic region of Macrobrachium nipponense isolate FS-2020 chromosome 40, ASM1510439v2, whole genome shotgun sequence contains the following coding sequences:
- the LOC135212336 gene encoding lon protease homolog 2, peroxisomal-like isoform X1 — translation MPQDIISVIIGEYTREAGVRALERKIGAICRAVAVQVAETKCDDTVGTKAVSDVIVAEVDQMHKAEGSQKEDSTLEKEDSSHPVPRRASPALPNLVQLKEHMELPIIVDLKMIHDILGPPIFQSGLTGPRKCSWCGGWFGLDTCWWRSNGCRSNELCWRLQSHIDWPTRFSHAGVCKNCPFLGSTACRIAPD, via the exons TTGGAGAATACACAAGAGAAGCAGGAGTCAGGGCTCTGGAACGTAAAATTGGTGCTATTTGCCGTGCTGTAGCTGTACAGGTTGCAGAAACAAAGTGTGATGATACAG TAGGAACCAAGGCAGTTTCAGATGTTATAGTAGCAGAGGTAGATCAGATGCATAAAGCTGAAGGAAGTCAAAAGGAGGACAGTACCCTGGAGAAAGAGGATTCCAGTCATCCTGTTCCCAGAAGGGCCTCACCTGCACTCCCAAATTTAGTGCAGCTGAAAGAACATATGGAATTACCAATAATTGTGGATTTAAAGATGATTCACGACATTTTAGGG ccTCCCATCTTTCAAAGTGGTTTAACTGGTCCGCGTAAGTGTTCCTGGTGTGGCGGTTGGTTTGGCTTGGACACCTGTTGGTGGAGAAGTAATGGTTGTAGAAGCAACGAGCTCTGCTGGAGACTCCAATCTCACATTGACTGGCCAACTAGGTTCAGTCATGCAGGAGTCTGCAAAAATTGCCCTTTCTTGGGTTCGACAGCATGCAGAATTG CTCCGGATTGA
- the LOC135212336 gene encoding lon protease homolog 2, peroxisomal-like isoform X2: MPQDIISVIIGEYTREAGVRALERKIGAICRAVAVQVAETKCDDTGTKAVSDVIVAEVDQMHKAEGSQKEDSTLEKEDSSHPVPRRASPALPNLVQLKEHMELPIIVDLKMIHDILGPPIFQSGLTGPRKCSWCGGWFGLDTCWWRSNGCRSNELCWRLQSHIDWPTRFSHAGVCKNCPFLGSTACRIAPD, translated from the exons TTGGAGAATACACAAGAGAAGCAGGAGTCAGGGCTCTGGAACGTAAAATTGGTGCTATTTGCCGTGCTGTAGCTGTACAGGTTGCAGAAACAAAGTGTGATGATACAG GAACCAAGGCAGTTTCAGATGTTATAGTAGCAGAGGTAGATCAGATGCATAAAGCTGAAGGAAGTCAAAAGGAGGACAGTACCCTGGAGAAAGAGGATTCCAGTCATCCTGTTCCCAGAAGGGCCTCACCTGCACTCCCAAATTTAGTGCAGCTGAAAGAACATATGGAATTACCAATAATTGTGGATTTAAAGATGATTCACGACATTTTAGGG ccTCCCATCTTTCAAAGTGGTTTAACTGGTCCGCGTAAGTGTTCCTGGTGTGGCGGTTGGTTTGGCTTGGACACCTGTTGGTGGAGAAGTAATGGTTGTAGAAGCAACGAGCTCTGCTGGAGACTCCAATCTCACATTGACTGGCCAACTAGGTTCAGTCATGCAGGAGTCTGCAAAAATTGCCCTTTCTTGGGTTCGACAGCATGCAGAATTG CTCCGGATTGA